CTGCCCTTGCGGCCCTTTTTCCCCTTGCCCTTGGCCTGCCGCCGGCGCATTCCCGGCATCATCCCGGACATCTGTTTCATCATTTTGCGGGCCTCGAAGAAACGGTCGACCAGCTGGTTGACCTCGTTCACGCTGACGCCTGAGCCATTCGCGATCCGCAGCCGACGCGAACCGTTGATGATCTTCGGGTCGTGCCGCTCATCGGGGGTCATCGAGCGGATGATGGCCGCCACCCGGTCGAGGTCCCGATCGTCGACCTGGGAAAGTTGGTCGCGGATCTGCCCCATCCCGGGCAGCATCCCGAGCAGGTTCCCGATCGGGCCCATGCGGCGCAGCATCATCATCTGCTCGAGGAAGTCTTCCAGCGTGAGGTCCGCGCCGCCGGCCAGCTTCTCCGCCATCGCCGCGGCCTCGTCCGCCTCGAACGCCCGCTCGGCCTGTTCGATCAGGGTGAGGACGTCCCCGAGTCCGAGGATCCGCGAGGCCATCCGCTCGGGATGGAACACGTCGAAGTCTTCGAGCTTCTCGCCCGTGGAGGCGAACAGGATGGGCCGCCCGGTGACGTGTGCGACGGACAGGGCCGCGCCGCCGCGAGCGTCACCGTCCAGCTTGGTCAAAACGACGCCAGTGAAGCCAACGCCGTCTCGAAACGCCTCGGCCGTGGTCACGGCGTCTTGGCCGATCATGGCGTCGACGACGAACAGGATGTCGTCCGGCGTCACCGCGTCCCTGATCGCGGCCGCCTGGGCCATGAGCTGCTCGTCGACCCCGAGTCGACCGGCGGTGTCGATGACGACGATGTCGTGGCCACGCCGACGGGCGTAGTCGAGCGACTGTCGGGCCACCGCGACCGGGTCTCCGATCCCGCTGCCCGGCTCGGGGGCGAAGACCTCGACGCCGGCCCGCTCGCCGACCACCTGAAGCTGTTGCACCGCGTTGGGTCGCTGAAGATCGGCCGCGACGAGCAGCGGTGAATGCCGCTGGGCGACCAGCCATCGCCCGAGCTTACCGGCCAGCGTGGTCTTCCCGGTGCCCTGGAGGCCGGCGAGCATGACGACGCTCGGCGGCGTCTTCGCGAACCGAAGGAGATGCGTCTGGCCGCCCAGGATCCCGACAAGCTCCTCGTTCACGATCTTGATGACCTGCTGTGCCGGGTTGAGCGCCTGGCTGGCGGCCACCGCGGCCGCCCGCTCCTTGATCGCCGCGATGAAGTTCTTTACGACGGGCAGGGCGACGTCGGCCTCGAGCAGGGCGATCCGGATCTCCCGCGCGGTCGCGTCGATGTCTGCTTCGGACAACCGGCCCTTGCCGCGCAAGGCGGTAAACACCGATTCGAGTCGGCTGGAGAGGGTGTCGAACACCCGGTCAGGGTATGCGCCGGGCGACTGGG
The nucleotide sequence above comes from Mycobacteriales bacterium. Encoded proteins:
- the ffh gene encoding signal recognition particle protein, giving the protein MFDTLSSRLESVFTALRGKGRLSEADIDATAREIRIALLEADVALPVVKNFIAAIKERAAAVAASQALNPAQQVIKIVNEELVGILGGQTHLLRFAKTPPSVVMLAGLQGTGKTTLAGKLGRWLVAQRHSPLLVAADLQRPNAVQQLQVVGERAGVEVFAPEPGSGIGDPVAVARQSLDYARRRGHDIVVIDTAGRLGVDEQLMAQAAAIRDAVTPDDILFVVDAMIGQDAVTTAEAFRDGVGFTGVVLTKLDGDARGGAALSVAHVTGRPILFASTGEKLEDFDVFHPERMASRILGLGDVLTLIEQAERAFEADEAAAMAEKLAGGADLTLEDFLEQMMMLRRMGPIGNLLGMLPGMGQIRDQLSQVDDRDLDRVAAIIRSMTPDERHDPKIINGSRRLRIANGSGVSVNEVNQLVDRFFEARKMMKQMSGMMPGMRRRQAKGKGKKGRKGSGKGGGRGPIRGLPGGLPGALSGGGGGLPGGLPDEWSLGDLSRLRPREDG